The window ACATCTTTACATACCCTCTCTACCCAATCTCGGTGCTGTTGTAGGTCGATATCTCCAAAGATACCTGTATCTATACCTTTAGTCTTTAACTCTGAAACAGCTTTTTTGAATTCCTCTTCGTAAGTTTCCCAAGTAGTTTTTCTCTGAACAATAGGGATTCCTAAAGCCTGCGCTTGAATCTTGAGTAATGCTGCACTAACCCCGTGAGAACGGGAATGCTTGCCATCAACTGAAACCATATTTACCAGATAAGCAATATCCATTTTTGACCTTTGCGCTTTATAAAGTGCTAAGGCGCTTTCTTTGCCCCCACTCCAGCAACAAAATGCCTTTGTTTTTTTAGTCATTTTATCGGCGCTACCCAACCGCAGACAGGACAATGAAACGCTCCCCTGCTCATCCCTGCACTACAACCAGGGCATTGCTTTTCGCCTTTTTTAGCCTGAGGTATTGGTCCAATTACATC is drawn from Patescibacteria group bacterium and contains these coding sequences:
- a CDS encoding diphthine--ammonia ligase gives rise to the protein MTKKTKAFCCWSGGKESALALYKAQRSKMDIAYLVNMVSVDGKHSRSHGVSAALLKIQAQALGIPIVQRKTTWETYEEEFKKAVSELKTKGIDTGIFGDIDLQQHRDWVERVCKDVDIKPILPLWKEKRENLLKEFIDQKFKAIVVATDASSLGKEWLGRQVDNEFVKDINSLKKVDLCGEEGEYHSLVYNGPIFKGPIELIFDKKIFKDKHWFLELKFKNEH